A window of the Fuscovulum sp. genome harbors these coding sequences:
- a CDS encoding d(CMP) kinase has translation MIFTVAIDGPAAAGKGTIGRAVAARFGFAHLDTGLLYRAVGAKGGDPVAAAEGLVPSDLARDDLRSLEAGQAASRVAVIPQVRAALVEFQRRFARAEGGAVLDGRDIGTVICPEAEVKLYVTASAEVRAHRRWLEVGGDEARVLAEVQERDARDMGRADAPLRAAAEAFVMDTSVLSVDEAVARAISLVEQKLGERT, from the coding sequence GTGATCTTCACGGTGGCGATTGACGGGCCGGCAGCGGCGGGCAAGGGCACGATCGGGCGGGCTGTGGCGGCGCGGTTCGGGTTTGCGCATCTGGATACGGGGCTGCTTTATCGGGCGGTGGGGGCCAAGGGCGGCGATCCCGTTGCGGCGGCGGAAGGGTTGGTGCCAAGCGATCTGGCGCGGGACGATCTGCGGTCGCTGGAGGCGGGGCAGGCGGCATCACGGGTGGCGGTGATCCCGCAAGTGCGCGCGGCGCTTGTGGAATTTCAGCGCCGCTTTGCCCGGGCCGAAGGGGGCGCGGTGCTGGACGGGCGCGATATCGGCACGGTGATCTGTCCGGAGGCGGAGGTGAAGCTCTACGTCACCGCCAGTGCCGAGGTGCGGGCGCATCGGCGGTGGCTTGAAGTGGGCGGGGATGAGGCCCGCGTTTTGGCCGAAGTGCAGGAGCGGGATGCGCGCGACATGGGGCGGGCGGATGCGCCGCTCAGGGCGGCGGCGGAAGCTTTTGTGATGGATACCAGTGTGTTGTCGGTGGATGAGGCGGTGGCGCGGGCCATATCGCTTGTGGAACAAAAACTGGGAGAGCGGACATGA
- the aroA gene encoding 3-phosphoshikimate 1-carboxyvinyltransferase, with translation MSGHGEAQPMTARKSGPLKGRAEVPGDKSISHRALIFGAMAVGETRVTGLLEGQDVLDTAKAMRAFGAEVTRHGQGEWSVHGVGVGGFREPADVIDCGNSGTGVRLIMGTMATSAITATFTGDASLRKRPMGRVTDPLSLFGTRAYGRQGGRLPMTVVGAANPVPVRYALPVASAQVKSAVLLAGLNAPGQTVVIEREPTRDHSERMLLGFGAELTVEKTGEGNVITLTGRPELRPQTVAVPRDPSSAAFPVCAALIVEGSDIMVPGVSQNLTRNGLYLTLVEMGAEIEFQNPREEGGEPVADLRVRFSGDMRGIEVPEERAPSMIDEYPILSVVAAFATGKTVMRGVKELRVKESDRIDAMARGLEACGVKVEEDEDTLIVHGMGAGGVPGGATCATHLDHRIAMSFLVCGMAAKAAVSVDDASPILTSFPIFEGLMTGLGAALERG, from the coding sequence GGCCGGGCTGAAGTGCCGGGGGATAAATCCATCAGCCACCGCGCGCTGATCTTTGGCGCGATGGCGGTGGGCGAGACGCGGGTGACCGGCCTTCTGGAAGGGCAGGACGTGCTGGACACGGCCAAGGCGATGCGGGCCTTCGGGGCCGAGGTGACGCGGCACGGGCAAGGCGAATGGTCGGTGCATGGCGTGGGTGTGGGCGGGTTCCGCGAACCTGCGGATGTGATCGACTGCGGCAACAGCGGCACGGGTGTGCGGCTGATCATGGGGACCATGGCCACCAGCGCGATCACGGCGACCTTCACGGGGGATGCCAGCCTTCGCAAGCGGCCGATGGGGCGGGTGACCGATCCGCTGAGCCTGTTCGGGACGCGCGCCTATGGGCGGCAGGGTGGGCGGCTGCCGATGACGGTGGTCGGCGCGGCCAACCCGGTGCCGGTGCGCTATGCCCTGCCTGTCGCGTCGGCGCAGGTGAAATCGGCGGTGCTGCTGGCGGGGCTGAACGCGCCGGGGCAGACCGTGGTGATCGAACGGGAACCCACGCGGGACCATTCCGAGCGGATGCTGCTGGGCTTTGGCGCAGAATTGACGGTGGAGAAGACGGGCGAGGGCAATGTCATCACCCTGACCGGACGGCCGGAACTGCGGCCCCAGACTGTGGCCGTGCCGCGTGATCCTTCATCCGCGGCCTTTCCGGTGTGCGCGGCGTTGATCGTAGAAGGGTCTGACATCATGGTTCCCGGCGTCAGCCAGAACCTGACGCGGAACGGGCTTTATCTGACGCTGGTCGAGATGGGGGCGGAGATCGAATTCCAGAACCCGCGCGAAGAAGGGGGCGAGCCGGTGGCCGACCTGCGCGTGCGGTTCAGCGGCGACATGCGGGGCATCGAAGTGCCGGAAGAGCGCGCGCCCAGTATGATCGACGAATATCCAATCCTGTCAGTGGTGGCGGCCTTTGCCACCGGTAAGACGGTGATGCGCGGCGTCAAGGAATTGCGGGTCAAGGAAAGCGACCGGATCGATGCCATGGCGCGGGGGCTTGAGGCCTGTGGCGTGAAGGTCGAGGAAGATGAGGATACGCTGATTGTGCACGGCATGGGCGCGGGCGGCGTGCCGGGCGGGGCGACCTGCGCCACGCATCTGGACCACCGGATCGCGATGAGTTTCCTTGTCTGCGGGATGGCGGCAAAGGCGGCGGTGTCGGTCGATGATGCATCTCCCATCCTGACCTCATTCCCGATCTTCGAGGGATTGATGACGGGGCTGGGTGCTGCGCTGGAACGCGGGTAA